A genomic window from Xyrauchen texanus isolate HMW12.3.18 chromosome 31, RBS_HiC_50CHRs, whole genome shotgun sequence includes:
- the LOC127624525 gene encoding somatostatin receptor type 1-like, translating to MVEMNNSIVNFSTPHSSINLTASSFWQMGTLEMSMLSFSFMLGLPTHSYIIYLIITETGSGMASEFFSLNLSVCEILFSLNSMFTLLTKWFPSLATLMQFLLGELITGHPLFQCLMCVERYLAVVHPVTFLKFKPLRYRVICSTAAWIICLGSCLCCMFLLASFNNFIYTWFFVIQFLLYLSIQLFCCLAVLRALKQSGPGDRGRERGEENKVKKRVFYIILISTLRMVITYVPFTVTGVLAVLTQQSIQVLWSISFICFMLAGFVQPVFYLHRTGKLSCLCYP from the coding sequence ATGGTGGAAATGAATAACTCCATAGTAAACTTCAGCACACCTCATTCATCCATCAACCTCACAGCATCATCTTTTTGGCAAATGGGCACACTAGAAATGTCTATGTTGAGCTTCAGCTTCATGCTTGGGCTTCCTACACACTCCTATATTATATATCTTATCATCACAGAAACAGGAAGTGGAATGGCATCGGAGTTCTTCAGCCTCAATCTCTCTGTCTGTGAAATACTTTTCTCTCTGAATTCTATGTTCACTCTTTTGACAAAATGGTTTCCGAGTCTTGCAACATTAATGCAGTTTTTATTAGGAGAACTCATCACTGGTCATCCTCTGTTTCAGTGTCTGATGTGTGTTGAGCGTTATCTGGCAGTGGTTCATCCTGTAACCTTTCTGAAGTTCAAACCTCTCAGATATAGAGTGATCTGTTCTACTGCGGCCTGGATTATTTGTCTTGGCTCCTGTTTGTGCTGCATGTTTCTTTTGGCCtcgtttaataattttatttacacatgGTTCTTCGTCATTCAGTTCCTCCTGTACCTCTCCATTCAGTTGTTCTGCTGTTTGGCTgttctcagagctctgaagcagtcAGGACCAGGAgacagagggagggagagaggggagGAAAACAAAGTGAAGAAAAGAGTGTTTTATATCATATTAATAAGTACTCTGAGAATGGTTATCACATATGTTCCATTTACAGTCACAGGAGTCCTCGCTGTTTTGACACAACAGTCAATTCAAGTCCTCTGGTCaattagttttatttgttttatgctaGCTGGTTTTGTGCAGCCTGTTTTTTATTTGCACCGGACTGGCAAACTCTCATGCTTGTGTTATCCATAA